A genomic segment from Streptomyces sp. NBC_00654 encodes:
- a CDS encoding ABC transporter ATP-binding protein, which translates to MTTTTDDAAPADDDLARDAAPRPGAAEDTKGSGDSGDSGDSGDSFDRDALPAPRGATRALLASLLAPMRGRVVVAVLFLLLQQAAVQAGPLLVAYAIDRGVPAFRDHDYGPLIAVAVGYALCSIGAGVLQYAFIRAAARINQDVLLDLRGRIFRHAQALSVDFHERYTSGRLISRSTTDVESLRELLGEGLQELIGVVLSFVSISVMLLWLDLGIGAIAVFSFVPLYLLVQLYRRRAGRVFAARSTAIAAVIVKFAETMNGIRPVQAFRRERTNDAAFDTLNHRHERTNGDALLEMARYVVGSRLVANTAVAGMVLWGAYRVASGTLALGVLAAAVLYLRRLYDPIDRLGMFLNSYQSAAASLDKIAGLLAQTPTVPETADPKELPARSGEHPGREVTFDGVSFAYRTGGEVLPRFGLSIPAGQTVAVVGSTGAGKSTLAKLLARFYDPTDGRVLLDGVDLRDLDTAGLRKGVVMVTQEAFLFSGTVAENIAIGRPDATPADIERAARAIGAHEFIAGLPEGYDTDVRKRGGRISAGQRQLVAFARALLADPAVLILDEATSSLDIPGERAVQQAMDTVLHGRTAVVIAHRLSTVEIADRVLVMEHGRIVEDGAPAELIGGTGRFAGLHRAWRDSLA; encoded by the coding sequence ATGACGACCACCACCGACGACGCCGCACCCGCGGACGACGACCTGGCGCGCGATGCCGCGCCGCGCCCCGGGGCCGCCGAGGACACCAAGGGCTCCGGGGACTCGGGGGACTCAGGGGACTCCGGGGACTCGTTCGACCGGGACGCCCTGCCCGCACCGCGCGGGGCGACCAGGGCGCTGCTGGCCTCGCTGCTCGCGCCGATGCGCGGGCGGGTCGTCGTCGCCGTCCTCTTCCTGCTCCTCCAGCAGGCCGCCGTGCAGGCGGGCCCGCTGCTGGTGGCGTACGCCATCGACCGCGGTGTGCCGGCCTTCCGGGACCACGACTACGGGCCGCTTATCGCGGTGGCCGTCGGCTACGCGCTCTGTTCCATCGGCGCGGGAGTCCTCCAGTACGCGTTCATCAGGGCGGCCGCACGGATCAACCAGGACGTCCTGCTCGATCTGCGCGGGCGGATCTTCCGCCACGCCCAGGCCCTCAGCGTGGACTTCCACGAGCGCTACACCTCGGGCCGGCTGATCTCGCGGTCCACGACGGATGTGGAGTCACTGCGCGAACTCCTGGGTGAGGGGCTGCAGGAACTGATCGGCGTGGTCCTGTCGTTCGTCTCCATCTCGGTGATGCTGCTCTGGCTGGACCTGGGCATCGGAGCGATCGCGGTGTTCTCCTTCGTACCGCTGTATCTGCTGGTGCAGCTGTACCGGCGACGGGCGGGCCGGGTCTTCGCGGCCCGGTCCACGGCGATCGCCGCGGTCATCGTGAAGTTCGCGGAGACGATGAACGGCATCCGCCCGGTCCAGGCCTTCCGCCGGGAGCGCACCAACGACGCGGCGTTCGACACGCTCAACCACCGCCACGAGCGGACGAACGGGGACGCGCTGCTGGAGATGGCCCGCTATGTCGTCGGCTCCCGGCTGGTCGCCAACACGGCGGTTGCGGGGATGGTGCTGTGGGGCGCCTACCGGGTGGCGTCCGGCACGCTGGCACTGGGGGTGCTGGCCGCGGCGGTGCTGTATCTGCGGCGGCTGTACGACCCGATCGACCGGCTCGGGATGTTCCTCAACTCCTACCAGTCGGCCGCCGCGTCGTTGGACAAGATCGCCGGGCTGCTGGCGCAGACGCCCACCGTTCCGGAGACCGCCGATCCGAAGGAGCTGCCCGCCCGCTCCGGCGAACACCCGGGCCGCGAGGTCACGTTCGACGGGGTGAGCTTCGCCTACCGCACGGGCGGCGAGGTCCTGCCCCGCTTCGGCCTGAGCATCCCGGCCGGGCAGACCGTGGCCGTGGTCGGATCCACGGGCGCCGGGAAGTCGACGCTCGCCAAGCTGCTGGCCCGGTTCTACGATCCGACCGACGGCCGGGTCCTGCTGGACGGCGTCGACCTGCGCGACCTCGACACCGCCGGGCTGCGCAAGGGGGTGGTGATGGTGACCCAGGAGGCGTTCCTGTTCTCCGGCACGGTCGCCGAGAACATCGCGATCGGCCGCCCGGACGCGACGCCCGCGGACATCGAGCGGGCGGCCAGGGCCATCGGGGCGCACGAGTTCATCGCCGGTCTCCCCGAGGGCTACGACACGGACGTACGCAAGCGGGGCGGCCGGATCTCCGCCGGTCAGCGCCAGTTGGTCGCGTTCGCGCGGGCCCTGCTGGCCGACCCGGCGGTACTGATCCTCGACGAGGCGACCAGTTCGCTGGACATCCCCGGTGAGCGCGCGGTACAGCAGGCCATGGACACGGTGCTGCACGGCCGTACGGCGGTGGTGATCGCGCACCGGCTGTCGACCGTGGAGATCGCGGACCGGGTGCTGGTGATGGAGCACGGCCGCATCGTGGAGGACGGCGCCCCGGCCGAACTGATCGGCGGAACGGGCCGGTTCGCCGGTCTGCACCGAGCGTGGCGGGACAGCCTGGCCTGA
- a CDS encoding ABC transporter ATP-binding protein, giving the protein MAIIEVNGLHKAYGGRPVVDGVSFRVDEGEIFGILGPNGAGKTTTVECVEGLRVPDAGTVRVAGFDPVADHDRVTGLLGAQLQESELQARLTVREALELYSAFYPAPADWRPLVGRLGLEDRLTTRFGKLSGGQKQRLFIALALIGNPRVVVLDELTTGLDPRARRDTWKLIEDIRESGVTVLLVTHFMEEAQRLCDRIAVIDRGRVVALDTPSGLVRQATGSTVVSFVPTRALTGPELADLAGLQGVASVTPPDGDGTVVLHATDDTVTPLISLLAGLGITAHRLRVTETTLDEAFLDLTGQDA; this is encoded by the coding sequence ATGGCGATCATCGAAGTGAACGGACTGCACAAGGCGTACGGGGGGCGGCCCGTGGTCGACGGGGTGAGCTTCCGCGTCGACGAGGGGGAGATCTTCGGGATCCTCGGTCCCAACGGCGCGGGCAAGACCACCACCGTCGAATGCGTGGAGGGACTGCGCGTCCCCGACGCCGGTACGGTCCGGGTCGCCGGGTTCGACCCCGTCGCCGACCACGACCGGGTGACCGGGCTCCTCGGCGCCCAGCTCCAGGAGAGCGAACTCCAGGCCCGGCTCACCGTGCGCGAAGCGCTGGAGCTCTACAGCGCGTTCTACCCGGCCCCCGCCGACTGGCGGCCACTCGTCGGGCGGCTCGGCCTGGAGGACCGGCTCACCACCCGCTTCGGGAAGCTCTCCGGCGGCCAGAAGCAGCGGCTGTTCATCGCGCTCGCCCTGATCGGCAACCCCCGGGTCGTCGTCCTCGACGAGCTGACCACCGGTCTGGACCCACGGGCCCGGCGAGACACCTGGAAGCTCATCGAGGACATCCGCGAGAGCGGGGTGACCGTCCTGCTCGTCACCCACTTCATGGAGGAGGCCCAGCGCCTCTGCGACCGGATCGCGGTCATCGACCGGGGCCGCGTCGTCGCCCTGGACACCCCGTCAGGACTCGTCCGGCAGGCCACCGGCTCCACCGTCGTCTCCTTCGTCCCCACCCGCGCCCTCACCGGACCGGAGCTCGCGGACCTCGCCGGGCTGCAGGGCGTCGCGTCCGTGACGCCCCCGGACGGCGACGGCACCGTCGTCCTGCACGCCACCGACGACACCGTCACGCCGCTCATCTCGCTGCTGGCCGGGCTCGGCATCACCGCCCACCGGCTGCGGGTCACCGAAACCACCCTCGACGAAGCCTTTCTCGACCTCACCGGACAGGACGCCTGA
- a CDS encoding ABC transporter permease, with amino-acid sequence MTTAPTTRDTPAPAPAGTGTVARRRGSARAVLRAETRLFLREPGGLFWTLAFPSALLVVLGFVPPFMEAQDDLGGRRVIDLYVPVSVLLAMIMAGIQTMPPVLTTYRERGILRRMSTTPVRPSALLTAQIVLHGAAALGSAAMALAVGRLAYGVRLPGQLAGYTLALLLAVAGVLALGATISALSRTTKAAGAVGSVSYLVMMFTAGVWLPVQTMPGTLRRIVEITPLGAASQALDQAVSGQWPSWAHLGTVALWTVVLSFTASRVFRWE; translated from the coding sequence ATGACCACCGCGCCCACCACCCGGGACACCCCGGCCCCCGCTCCCGCCGGCACCGGGACCGTCGCCCGGCGCCGCGGATCCGCACGCGCCGTCCTGAGGGCCGAGACCCGGCTGTTCCTCCGCGAACCGGGCGGTCTCTTCTGGACCCTGGCCTTCCCCTCCGCCCTCCTGGTGGTCCTCGGCTTCGTCCCGCCCTTCATGGAAGCGCAGGACGACCTGGGGGGACGCCGCGTCATCGACCTGTACGTCCCGGTCTCCGTCCTGCTCGCCATGATCATGGCCGGGATCCAGACCATGCCCCCGGTGCTCACCACCTACCGCGAACGCGGCATCCTGCGCCGGATGTCGACCACGCCTGTGCGGCCGTCCGCCCTGCTCACCGCCCAGATCGTGCTGCACGGAGCGGCCGCGCTCGGCTCGGCTGCCATGGCCCTCGCCGTCGGCCGGCTCGCCTACGGCGTCCGGCTGCCCGGACAACTCGCCGGATACACACTGGCGCTGCTGCTCGCCGTCGCCGGTGTGCTGGCCCTCGGCGCCACGATCAGCGCCCTGTCCCGCACGACGAAGGCGGCCGGAGCGGTCGGGTCGGTCTCCTACCTCGTGATGATGTTCACCGCCGGGGTGTGGCTGCCGGTCCAGACGATGCCCGGCACTCTGCGCCGTATCGTGGAGATCACCCCGCTCGGCGCCGCCTCCCAGGCCCTGGACCAGGCGGTCTCCGGTCAGTGGCCGAGCTGGGCCCACCTCGGGACCGTCGCCCTGTGGACCGTGGTGCTGAGCTTCACGGCCAGCCGCGTCTTCCGGTGGGAGTAG
- a CDS encoding sensor histidine kinase, translating to MTQALRTPNMPGAGGPNRADQRWEQFYRYGSYAILTLATLVAAVAAGLIMTRTEMYVAGVLVAAAYALQFWWGRVRPRTAPGAPAGQVYYALRTVLAFALSWLNPFFSIYAGLGYFDVEPLLPKRLLRVGLFATAVTMAGSESGGLPPASLLNWVAFGALFVLNASLVEFFSNVGAKEAEKARIQAETIAELERTNLRLEAAMAENAALHAQLLVQAREAGVDDERRRLAAEIHDTLAQGLTGIIAQLQVVTSLAESDPAAARVHLDRAVGLARHSLGEARRSVHNLAPAALDHDDLVGALKGMVADWGRQHRVRADFTVTGTVEPVHDEIAATLVRIAGEALANAGRHAGAGRVGVTLSFMDDELALDVRDDGRGFDPDAVPPAGRTGGFGLGGMRARAERVAGSVDVESGPGRGTAVSARLPLVRQG from the coding sequence ATGACGCAGGCGCTCCGTACCCCGAACATGCCCGGAGCGGGCGGTCCGAACCGGGCCGACCAGCGCTGGGAGCAGTTCTACCGCTACGGCTCCTACGCCATCCTCACCCTCGCCACCCTCGTCGCGGCCGTCGCGGCCGGCCTGATCATGACCCGTACCGAGATGTACGTGGCCGGGGTGCTGGTCGCGGCGGCGTACGCCCTTCAGTTCTGGTGGGGCCGTGTCCGCCCGCGCACCGCCCCCGGCGCCCCGGCCGGTCAGGTCTACTACGCCCTGCGCACCGTCCTCGCCTTCGCGCTGAGCTGGCTCAACCCCTTCTTCTCGATCTACGCGGGCCTCGGCTACTTCGACGTCGAACCCCTGCTCCCCAAGCGGCTGCTCCGTGTCGGGCTGTTCGCCACCGCGGTCACCATGGCCGGTTCGGAGAGCGGGGGACTGCCGCCCGCCTCCCTGCTGAACTGGGTCGCCTTCGGGGCGCTGTTCGTCCTCAACGCCTCGCTGGTCGAGTTCTTCAGCAACGTCGGGGCCAAGGAGGCGGAGAAGGCCCGGATCCAGGCCGAGACCATCGCCGAACTGGAGCGCACCAACCTCCGGCTGGAGGCGGCCATGGCCGAGAACGCGGCCCTGCACGCCCAACTCCTCGTCCAGGCCCGTGAGGCCGGGGTCGACGACGAACGCCGCAGGCTCGCCGCCGAGATCCACGACACCCTCGCCCAGGGCCTCACCGGCATCATCGCCCAGCTCCAGGTCGTCACCTCCCTCGCGGAGAGCGACCCGGCAGCCGCCCGCGTCCACCTCGACCGGGCCGTCGGGCTCGCCCGGCACAGCCTCGGCGAGGCCCGGCGCTCCGTCCACAATCTGGCCCCCGCCGCCCTCGACCACGACGACCTGGTGGGCGCGCTGAAGGGGATGGTGGCCGACTGGGGCCGGCAGCACCGGGTCCGGGCCGACTTCACCGTGACCGGCACCGTCGAGCCGGTCCACGACGAGATCGCCGCCACCCTGGTGCGCATCGCGGGCGAGGCCCTCGCCAACGCCGGGCGGCACGCCGGGGCGGGCCGGGTGGGCGTCACCCTGTCCTTCATGGACGACGAACTCGCCCTGGACGTCCGGGACGACGGACGCGGTTTCGACCCGGACGCCGTGCCCCCGGCGGGCCGCACCGGCGGATTCGGCCTCGGCGGCATGCGGGCGCGCGCCGAACGGGTCGCCGGTTCGGTCGACGTGGAGTCCGGACCGGGCCGGGGTACGGCGGTCTCCGCGCGGCTGCCCCTGGTCCGCCAGGGGTGA
- a CDS encoding ABC transporter ATP-binding protein has translation MPEKPAEHTERSAVRSLLRLWPYVRPVRFRLVSAAVVAILASCLGLAIPLVLKWMVDGPVADRDPGGVWLGALYLLLLGIVEALLFGLRRWLVARPLAGVEASMRAALYRHLQRLPVAFHDRWPSGQLLSRGTTDLMLLRLFLAFPLTFLLVNATTIVVGFLILFAQDWSLGLVLLAPAVPLMILCSLFETKYAVVARRAQDQVGDLTTVVEESVLGIRIIKGFGRHRSQALAFRELSRRLRTTELGKARLLAGIWALITAIPELAIGAALVLGTVQVADGDLSAGTLVAFLSTALALRWPVESIGFLLAISQESATATERYFEVMDVAEELGTEAAAKAGPDTGPAPAHSSSRSLSPGLLPAPSGAGDRDRDRDRGGLAFEGVGFRYPDAAPGSVPVLKRIDLRIRPGETMALVGATGSGKTTLTALVPRLHELTAGRITLDGEDIAAMERPRLRELVSVAFEEPTLFSATVGENVLMGAEGAGEEELRRALSVAQADFVYDLPHGLDTQVGEQGLSLSGGQRQRLALARAVVGKPRFLVLDDPLSALDVHTETLVEAALRRVLEHTTAVVVAHRPSTVMLADRVALLSDGRISAVGTHQELLRGNAEYAWLMSGAELTPSKEGSTR, from the coding sequence ATGCCCGAAAAACCTGCTGAGCACACGGAACGGTCCGCCGTGCGCTCCCTCCTGCGCCTGTGGCCCTATGTCCGCCCCGTCCGATTCCGCCTGGTCAGCGCCGCTGTCGTGGCGATCCTCGCCTCCTGTCTGGGGCTGGCGATCCCCCTCGTGCTGAAGTGGATGGTGGACGGCCCGGTCGCGGACCGTGACCCGGGCGGTGTCTGGCTCGGCGCGCTGTACCTCCTGCTGCTGGGCATCGTGGAGGCGCTGCTGTTCGGGCTGCGCCGATGGCTGGTGGCCCGGCCGCTGGCCGGGGTGGAGGCGTCGATGCGCGCCGCCCTCTACCGGCACCTGCAGCGGCTGCCGGTGGCCTTCCACGACCGTTGGCCCTCGGGGCAGTTGCTGTCGCGCGGAACCACGGATCTGATGCTGCTGCGGTTGTTCCTGGCGTTCCCGTTGACGTTCCTGCTGGTCAACGCCACCACGATCGTGGTCGGTTTCCTCATCCTGTTCGCTCAGGACTGGTCGCTCGGTCTGGTGCTGCTGGCACCGGCGGTCCCGCTGATGATCCTGTGCTCGCTCTTCGAGACGAAGTACGCGGTGGTCGCGCGCCGGGCCCAGGACCAGGTCGGGGACCTCACGACGGTCGTCGAGGAGAGCGTCCTGGGCATCCGCATCATCAAGGGCTTCGGCCGGCACCGCAGCCAGGCGCTGGCCTTCCGGGAGCTCTCGCGGCGGCTGCGCACCACGGAGCTGGGCAAGGCCAGGCTGCTCGCCGGTATCTGGGCCCTCATCACCGCCATCCCCGAGCTGGCGATCGGTGCCGCGCTGGTGCTCGGTACGGTCCAGGTGGCCGACGGGGACCTGTCGGCGGGCACGCTCGTGGCGTTCCTGTCGACGGCTCTCGCGCTGCGCTGGCCGGTGGAGTCGATCGGCTTCCTGCTGGCGATCAGTCAGGAGTCGGCGACCGCGACCGAGCGGTATTTCGAGGTCATGGACGTGGCGGAGGAGCTCGGTACGGAGGCGGCGGCCAAGGCCGGACCGGACACCGGCCCCGCGCCCGCGCACTCCTCCTCACGCTCCCTCTCCCCGGGCCTTCTGCCCGCCCCATCCGGTGCCGGCGACCGTGACCGTGACCGTGACCGGGGCGGACTGGCCTTCGAGGGGGTCGGGTTCCGCTACCCCGACGCCGCCCCCGGCTCCGTGCCCGTACTGAAGCGGATCGATCTGCGCATCCGGCCCGGCGAGACGATGGCCCTGGTGGGGGCCACCGGTTCCGGGAAGACCACGCTCACCGCGCTGGTCCCGCGGCTGCACGAGCTGACCGCCGGGCGGATCACCCTGGACGGCGAGGACATCGCCGCGATGGAGCGGCCCCGGCTGCGCGAACTGGTGTCGGTGGCGTTCGAGGAGCCCACCCTCTTCTCGGCGACCGTCGGCGAGAACGTGCTGATGGGCGCCGAGGGGGCCGGCGAGGAGGAGCTGCGGCGGGCGCTCTCGGTCGCGCAGGCGGACTTCGTGTACGACCTGCCGCACGGGCTCGACACCCAGGTCGGCGAGCAGGGGCTCAGCCTCTCCGGCGGCCAGCGGCAGCGGCTCGCGCTGGCCCGCGCGGTGGTCGGGAAGCCCCGTTTCCTGGTGCTCGACGACCCGCTCTCGGCCCTGGACGTGCACACGGAGACCCTGGTGGAGGCGGCGCTGCGGCGCGTGCTGGAGCACACGACCGCCGTGGTGGTCGCCCACCGGCCGTCCACCGTGATGCTCGCGGACCGGGTGGCTCTGCTCTCCGACGGCCGGATCAGCGCGGTCGGCACCCATCAGGAACTGCTGCGTGGCAACGCCGAGTACGCCTGGCTGATGTCGGGCGCCGAGCTCACCCCCTCGAAGGAGGGCAGTACGCGATGA
- a CDS encoding response regulator transcription factor encodes MTEESARVITLIVVDDHPVVRDGLRGMFASAPGFRVLGEAGDGPEGVALAVRLDPDVVLMDLRMPGGGGVAAIAELTRRGTRCRVLVLTTYDTDSDTLPAIEAGATGYLLKDAPREELFAAVRAAADGRSVLSPAVASRLMTRVRTPAAPVDDSLSAREREVLALVARGTTNREIAAELFISEATVKTHLTHVFAKLGAKDRAAAVAVGYDRGILG; translated from the coding sequence ATGACTGAGGAATCCGCACGCGTCATCACACTCATCGTCGTCGACGACCACCCCGTCGTACGCGACGGTCTGCGCGGCATGTTCGCGTCGGCCCCGGGCTTCCGGGTCCTCGGGGAGGCCGGGGACGGGCCCGAGGGCGTCGCCCTGGCCGTCCGCCTGGACCCCGATGTCGTCCTGATGGACCTGCGGATGCCGGGCGGCGGCGGGGTCGCGGCCATCGCCGAGCTGACCCGGCGCGGCACCCGCTGCAGGGTCCTCGTCCTCACGACGTACGACACCGACTCCGACACGCTGCCCGCGATCGAGGCGGGCGCCACCGGCTATCTGCTCAAGGACGCCCCGCGCGAGGAGCTGTTCGCCGCCGTCCGGGCCGCCGCCGACGGCCGCAGCGTCCTGTCGCCCGCCGTCGCCTCCCGGCTGATGACCCGGGTCCGTACCCCCGCCGCCCCCGTCGACGACTCCCTCTCCGCCCGGGAACGCGAGGTGCTGGCCCTGGTGGCGCGGGGCACCACCAACCGGGAGATCGCCGCCGAACTGTTCATCAGCGAGGCGACCGTGAAGACCCATCTGACCCATGTCTTCGCCAAGCTCGGCGCCAAGGACCGGGCCGCGGCCGTTGCCGTGGGCTACGACCGGGGCATCCTCGGCTGA